The Antarcticibacterium flavum genome contains the following window.
CTTCAGCAAAGGATTTCTTCAGCAAATTGATATTTCTGAAGTAAACAAAAGCTCCAAAACAGTGAGAAGCGATAAGTACAGGGTCATGCCTTAAAATTCCGTAGGCAAGGATGAGGGAAGCTCCCATAAGACTAATGACCCAGAATCCCATAGGCAGTGATGATTCCTTCTGTCTTTCAGAATAGATCCATTGATAAAAGAACCTGGCGTTGAACACTATCTGTCCCAGGATTCCAAAACCAACCAGCCAGGGCGCAATATTATCCCTGCTAATTAAATAATCAAGACGTAAATTGGAAATAAATATGAGATATGCGGCTATAATTAACGGCACTCCTACGTATATAAATTTCATTAACCTGTTTGATCCGGTCCATTGGTCCTGTAGTTGTAAGTTCCTAATGTATACCACATAGATGAATACCTGCCCAAGCATGATGGCGAGATCCTGTCTTAAATATCCATACATAAACATTAAGATCGATGCTATTAAGCTAAGCTTCCAGAAGATGGAAGGGGTTTCTACCTGCTTTGATCTTTCAGACTTGAACCATTGAATGATCAACCTGGCGCCGAAAAAGAATTGGGCTAAAAAGCCTATACTGAAGATAATCCAATTACTCATTGAACATAAAATTGGCTTTTTTTGAGCCTTTTTAAAGGAGGTGCAAGATCGTTAAATAAAAAAAGGGCCGAATGATTTCCGGCCCTTTTTTTTAATATTTTTTACATATCCAGGAGATATGCAAATATCAATGGTGCCACAATGGTGGCATCACTCTCTATTACAAATTTTGGAGTGTCCTTATCAAGTTTCCCCCAGGTGATCTTTTCATTAGGTACCGCTCCGGAATATGACCCGTAGCTGGTAGTGGAATCTGATATCTGGCAAAAATAACTCCAGAAAGGAGTATCTGTTCTCTCCATATCCTGGTATAGCATAGGCACCACACAAATAGGGAAATCCCCTGCGATACCTCCACCAATCTGGAAGAAACCAATTCCGTTCTCAGAATTTTCTGTATACCAGTCTGCAAGGAAGGTCATATACTCAATCCCGCTTTTCATAGTACTTGCTTTCAATTCTCCTTTCAGGACATAAGAAGCAAAGATGTTTCCCATCGTACTGTCTTCCCACCCGGGAACAACCATTGGCAGGTTCTTCTCTGCCGCGGCATACATCCAGGAATCTTTGATGTCTATTTCATAATACTCTTCCAAAGCTCCTGAAAGTAATAACTTATACATGAATTCATGCGGGAAATAACGTTCTCCTGCAGCCTCTGCATCTTTCCAGATCTTTACAATATGTTGCTGTATCCTCCTGAAAGCTTCTTCTTCCGGGATAGCGGTATCTGTTACCCTGTTAAGACCTCTTTCCAAAAGGTCCCACTCGTCCTGTGCGGTAAGGTCGCGGTAATGTGGCAATCTTTCGTAATGCGAGTGCGCGACAAGGTTCATCACATCCTCCTCCAGGTTTGCACCTGTGCAGGAGATGATTTGAACTTTATCCTTGCGTATAACTTCGGCAAAGATTTTTCCAAGCTCTGCAGTACTCATAGCCCCGGCAAGGGTAATCATCATTTTGGAACCGTCCTGCAGCTGCTTCTCATAACCTTTGGCAGCATCTACAAGGGCGGCAGAATTAAAGTGTAAATAATATTTTTCTAAAAATTGGGAAATTGCTCCTTTACTCATCTTCGTCTTCGTCTGGGTTGTGGTTTAAATATTTGAACTTATAGCTCAACATTTTATAATATAATTTCGCGGCAAGGAAATCTGATGATCTCTCATTCTCATTTGGACATAGTTCCACTATATCAAAGCCTACCACGTTCTTCTTTTTAAACATTAATTTCAGGAATTCCAGTGTTTCATACCAGAAAAGTCCTCCCGGCTCGGGTGTTCCTGTTGATGGCATAATTGAAGGATCAAAAGCATCCAGGTCTATGGTGATAAACACGTTTGGTGTCATTTGCCCAATTGCATCCTCCATCCAATCTTCATACAGGTCGTGTGCGAAATATACCTGGTTCTCGTCCATATGATCCATTTCAGATATATCCATGGAACGTATTCCTACCTGGATGAGGTTTGTCTTTTTGCTGGCTTCGTGAACGGCACAGGCATGATTGCATTTTGAGCCTTCATACTCCGGGCGCAAATCTGCATGAGCATCTATTTGAACTACGGTAAGGTCTTCAAAGGATTCTGCAAAGGCACGAATTGTACCAATAGAAATCGAATGCTCCCCGCCAAAAATAGTAACGAATTTCTCTTGCTTAATGTAGTTTTTGGTAGTCTTGTGGACGGCCTCGACCATTTTCTCAGGAGAAGAATTTTCAGTAACAGCAGGTGCCAGGTAAATACCCTTTTTGTAAACCTCAGAGCGGGTTT
Protein-coding sequences here:
- the speB gene encoding agmatinase, whose translation is MSKKNYAGIPDKYARIDEAKVVLIPVPYDGTSSWQKGADKGPDAFLEASENMELFDIETRSEVYKKGIYLAPAVTENSSPEKMVEAVHKTTKNYIKQEKFVTIFGGEHSISIGTIRAFAESFEDLTVVQIDAHADLRPEYEGSKCNHACAVHEASKKTNLIQVGIRSMDISEMDHMDENQVYFAHDLYEDWMEDAIGQMTPNVFITIDLDAFDPSIMPSTGTPEPGGLFWYETLEFLKLMFKKKNVVGFDIVELCPNENERSSDFLAAKLYYKMLSYKFKYLNHNPDEDEDE
- a CDS encoding deoxyhypusine synthase family protein, which translates into the protein MSKGAISQFLEKYYLHFNSAALVDAAKGYEKQLQDGSKMMITLAGAMSTAELGKIFAEVIRKDKVQIISCTGANLEEDVMNLVAHSHYERLPHYRDLTAQDEWDLLERGLNRVTDTAIPEEEAFRRIQQHIVKIWKDAEAAGERYFPHEFMYKLLLSGALEEYYEIDIKDSWMYAAAEKNLPMVVPGWEDSTMGNIFASYVLKGELKASTMKSGIEYMTFLADWYTENSENGIGFFQIGGGIAGDFPICVVPMLYQDMERTDTPFWSYFCQISDSTTSYGSYSGAVPNEKITWGKLDKDTPKFVIESDATIVAPLIFAYLLDM
- a CDS encoding lipid-A-disaccharide synthase N-terminal domain-containing protein, with amino-acid sequence MSNWIIFSIGFLAQFFFGARLIIQWFKSERSKQVETPSIFWKLSLIASILMFMYGYLRQDLAIMLGQVFIYVVYIRNLQLQDQWTGSNRLMKFIYVGVPLIIAAYLIFISNLRLDYLISRDNIAPWLVGFGILGQIVFNARFFYQWIYSERQKESSLPMGFWVISLMGASLILAYGILRHDPVLIASHCFGAFVYFRNINLLKKSFAEA